The Pseudomonadota bacterium sequence GGAGAGCGGTTTTTCAATAAAGTCAAAGGCGCCCATTTTAGTGGCCTGAACCGCGGTCTCGATGGTGCCGTGACCGGAGATCATGATGATCGGAACTTCGGGGTGCTCGGTTTTCAGGCCCGGAAGTAATTTTAGGCCGTCGCTGTCGGGCAGCCAGATGTCGAGAAAAATCAGATCGGGAGATTCTTTCTCAAGCAGGGTCAGGGCGCTGCCGCCATCTTCGGCGCAGCTTACGGAATAACCTTCGTCGGTAAAAATATCGCTCATCGACTGGCGAATGGCGGGTTCATCATCAATGATGACAATATGTTTTTTCATATGGTTTTTATGATGGGCAGTTCGATTACGAAGCAGGTGCCTTTGAGATGGTTTTCCCGGACGCGGATGAAGCCGCGATGATCATTGATAATGGTTTTGACGATGGTCAAACCCAGTCCGGTACCCATTTTTTTTGTGGAAAAATAGGGTTCGAAGAGACGTGACATGGTTTTTTCATCGATACCCGGGCCGTTGTCGTTGATCTCGATAATAACCATTTCCAGACTTTTGTCAAGTCTGCTTGTAATCCAGATCTGACCGTCTCTGGTCTTTTCCAGAGCCGCCAGGGCGTTGTCAAGCAGATTGGTCAGGGCCCGTTTGATTTGCTCGTGATCAAGATAAAAATCCGGAATTCTGCTGTCCGGGATAAAACTGAACGAGACCCGGCTGTGGCTCTGGCGGTAAAGGATCAGTGATTCTTCGATCAGGGGGTTAAGGTTTTGCAGCGTCGGTCGCGCTTGTGGCATGCGGGCGAAATTGGAGAATTCATTGACCAGCGATTTAAGTTCATTGACCTGCTTGACAATGGTTGACGTACAGTCCTGCAAAACTTGATCGCCTTCGGCGGTCAGGCCGCTGTATTTGCGCTGAATGCGCTGGGCCGAAAGCGCGATGGGGGTCAGTGGATTCTTGATTTCATGCGCGATTCGTCGCGCGACCTCACGCCACGCCACGGTTTTCTGGGCCTTGACCAGGTCGGTCATGTCGTTGATCAGAATCAGCATGCCGATGTAAGTCCGGCTGTCATTGTAGAACGGACTGAAATTAACCGAGATATAGCGGTTGATTTCAGGCAGGGTCAGCTCGATACTGCTTTCTTTATGCGGGTCACTCTGGCTTTCCTTCAGGTATTGGCGGATTTTCTGAATAAGTTCTGCGGGAAAGATGTTGCGATAGTTTCTGCCCTGAACCTCGGGGGCGGAGAAGGCAAAGATTCTTTCCGCTGCCCGGTTGATGGTGGTGATGCGACCGCTGCGATCAATGGCGATCACCCCGGAGTTGATGTTTTCAAGGATGGTTTCAATGTAGCGTCGTCTTTCAGCGTGCTCACTGCTGATGCGGCTCATCTCCTGGTGGGCGAGTTCGCTCTCACGCCGGCTGACAAGGAGTTTTTGGGTCATGCTGTTAAATGAGTCAACCAGGATTCCGAGTTCGTCGCTGGCCACCATGTCAATGCTGAAATCGAGGTTGCCGCCGGCGATCTCGCGGGTTGCCAGGGCCAATTCATGGACCGGTGCGGTAATGTCTTTCGCCAGATAAAAACCGAACCAGATGGAAATGAAGGTGATTAATGCGGTGATCAGGACAAAGGTCAGAATGTAATTGCTCTTAATGTAGAGCTCCAGGTTCTTGGCTTTTTTGTAGGCCGTGTATCTTCCCGAAATACTTTCCATTCTGGAGGCGAGCAGGGCGGGAACAAACTTTACCGTTACCACCATGGCAATGACTTCATCCCCTTCCCAGACCGAAAAAACCGGTGCCCAGCCCTGTACCAGGGCAGCGCCGCTGTCTAGGGGGATGATGCGGTTTCTGGGGGGGGGGCGGTCGCCCAGGTCAAGTCCCTCCAGAAACTGGTTGTAGGTCAGGTTGTCGCTGAGGCTGAGAACCACGACCTGGTTGCCGGGCGAAAGAATAACCCCGATCGCGTCAAGAGAAAATTCAGCACGTTTGTCATCGATCAGTTTTTGCATCGGCTCCTTTTTTTCTCCGATCATCAGACCCCGCCGGGTCGCCTCGGTGGCGAGGCTTAAGGCCAGGCCTTGATTCTGGCGGCGCAGGTTGTCATAATATTCCTGCGCGATGATCAGGGAAGCATCCAGAGAAGCCTCAAAAGTGGTTGAAAACCAGTTGTCCAGGCTGTAGCGGATAAATCCGGTGGCGGCGACAAACAGAAGGATGGTGGGAAACAGAGACAACGAGATGAAGGCGACCACCAGCTTGGTCCGCAGACGAAAACCGACGATTTTACGTTTTCTTTCGAGCAGCAGTTTTAACAGGTTGCGCAGAATCAGAAAGATCAGCAGCAGCAGCAGGATGATGTTGATGTTGATCAGGGCGAAAACCAGAACATTGCCGAGAATCGGCAGATCGGCGGGCATCAGGTTGGGCAGCTTGATTTCAATGTAGAAAAGGGAAATGATGATCACGCTCAGGATGGTGATGATCACGGTTTCGCGCCGGCGCCGGATGCGATCCTTGTCGGTCGACGTGGTGGTTGCCGGAATAGTTCTATTGGGTGATGGTGAAAGCAAGGCTATCTCTGCATCGTTTCGGAAAGCAGACGCTCGGGAATGTCGATAGTGTAGCTGTTGCTTTTGCGATCCCAGGCGGAGAGGAAGAAAAACAGGTACTCAAGATGAAAAGGCAGGCGGACTTTTCTGATTTCACAAAAGGTTTCAATCTGGTAGCTACGGTTTTCCTCAAGTTGAGCCGACGTCAGGAGTGTAATGTCACGAAAGCTTGCGGCCTCTTCCAGGGCCTCTTTGTAAGAAGTGGTTTCTCTGGTTTTTCCAGTGGAATTATTACTGACGATGAAAACTCTTTTCAGGTTGTCGTATTGAATTTGGTGGACGTGGACTTTTTTGCCGAGGGTGCGGTTGAAATTAATCAGGAACAGGTTAAGTTTGTTCACTTTCACTTCGGTATGCAGGGTGATATTCTGCGAGACACCGTTTAAAAGAAGTGATTTGATCTCTTGATCGAAAGGGTTGGCGACTTCCACGGAAAGCCTGATTTGACCGTTCTCCGAACTCAAGACAAATTCTTCAAGATAGGGGGGATGGTCCACGGCAAACTCTATTTGTTTTTTGCCGGAGGCATGTAAATTGCTGCCCGTTTGCAACAAGACCAGCAAGGTGCAGAGCAAAAAGATCAGGGCGCAGAGATGATAGTTGGCTTTACTTTTTATCATGGTTGCGGCCGGTTTTTTTAAAAGACCTATTTATTCCGTCATTTCAATAGATTATGGATAATTTTCCGAACGCTCGGAAAGTCCTTATAATACTTGTTGGCGGCGTTAATTGCAAGGGAAATACTTTTTCCCGGAAAGCCTTTCGCGGTTGGTTCCGGAGCATCAGATAGCGATCGGCACCGGGCCCCGCAGGAGCTTGATTCACTGTTTTATGGTTGTTTTTATAAAAATGTTATGCTAGGAGTAAGGGGAGGTTTGTCGAAAGTCTGTCGATCGGGGTTGGATTACGATCTGTTCAGGATTTCGATCGGAAGCTGGTTTTGCGGGACTAACAAGATTAAATTGGAGAGGGGTAGAAAAATGAAGAGATGCTTTGTTTGCATGCTGGTTCTGGTTAGCTTAATGGTGTGCTCAACCGCTTT is a genomic window containing:
- a CDS encoding PAS domain S-box protein, coding for MLSPSPNRTIPATTTSTDKDRIRRRRETVIITILSVIIISLFYIEIKLPNLMPADLPILGNVLVFALININIILLLLLIFLILRNLLKLLLERKRKIVGFRLRTKLVVAFISLSLFPTILLFVAATGFIRYSLDNWFSTTFEASLDASLIIAQEYYDNLRRQNQGLALSLATEATRRGLMIGEKKEPMQKLIDDKRAEFSLDAIGVILSPGNQVVVLSLSDNLTYNQFLEGLDLGDRPPPRNRIIPLDSGAALVQGWAPVFSVWEGDEVIAMVVTVKFVPALLASRMESISGRYTAYKKAKNLELYIKSNYILTFVLITALITFISIWFGFYLAKDITAPVHELALATREIAGGNLDFSIDMVASDELGILVDSFNSMTQKLLVSRRESELAHQEMSRISSEHAERRRYIETILENINSGVIAIDRSGRITTINRAAERIFAFSAPEVQGRNYRNIFPAELIQKIRQYLKESQSDPHKESSIELTLPEINRYISVNFSPFYNDSRTYIGMLILINDMTDLVKAQKTVAWREVARRIAHEIKNPLTPIALSAQRIQRKYSGLTAEGDQVLQDCTSTIVKQVNELKSLVNEFSNFARMPQARPTLQNLNPLIEESLILYRQSHSRVSFSFIPDSRIPDFYLDHEQIKRALTNLLDNALAALEKTRDGQIWITSRLDKSLEMVIIEINDNGPGIDEKTMSRLFEPYFSTKKMGTGLGLTIVKTIINDHRGFIRVRENHLKGTCFVIELPIIKTI
- a CDS encoding DUF4390 domain-containing protein; its protein translation is MIKSKANYHLCALIFLLCTLLVLLQTGSNLHASGKKQIEFAVDHPPYLEEFVLSSENGQIRLSVEVANPFDQEIKSLLLNGVSQNITLHTEVKVNKLNLFLINFNRTLGKKVHVHQIQYDNLKRVFIVSNNSTGKTRETTSYKEALEEAASFRDITLLTSAQLEENRSYQIETFCEIRKVRLPFHLEYLFFFLSAWDRKSNSYTIDIPERLLSETMQR